ACCTGCTCGACAATGAGTCCTCCGCTCTTTTCCAGTTCATACGGGCCAGGGGTGGCGCTGACGTAGATGGCCTGCCCGGTGAGTTTCTCGAACTCGTTAAACTTCAGGGGGCGATTGTCGCGCGCACACGGCAGCCGGAAACCGTAGTCGACGAGTTTGTCTTTACGCGAACGGTCGCCCTTGTACATGCCGCCCACCTGCGGCACGGTGACGTGGCTCTCGTCAATAACGATCAGGAAGTCGTCGGGGAAGTAGTTCAACAGGGTGTACGGCGCTTCGCCGGGCATGCGCCCGTCGAGATGCCGTGAGTAGTTTTCGATACCGCTGCAGAACCCAATTTCGTTGAGCATCTCGATGTCGAACCGCGTGCGCTGTCCGAGTCGTTGAGCTTCCAGCAACTTGCCTTCGCCTTCCAGTTCTTTCAGGCGTTCCTGCAACTCGAACTTGATGCCTTCGATAGCCCGCTTCAAGTTGTCCGCCGTCGTCGCGTAATGCGTACCCGGAAAGATCGCGATGCGTTTTACACGGCGATTGACCGCCCCGCGCAACGGATCGATTTCGTAGAGCGCGTCCACGTCGTCGCCGAAGAACTCGACACGAATCGCGATGTCGGCTTCGTAGGCGGGGAAGACATCGACCGTATCGCCGCGTACGCGAAACGTGCCGCGATGGAAATCGAGGTCGTTGCGCGCGTACTGCATCGCGATAAGGCCTGCAATGAAATCCTCGCGAGAGACGGTGTCGCCTTGCGACAATTCGACGCGCAAGGCCTGATACGTTTCCGGAGACCCGATGCCGTAGATGCACGAAACGCTGGCGACAATGATCACGTCGCGCCGTGTCAGCAATGCGCGCGTCGCCGAATGGCGCATTTTGTCGATTTCTTCGTTGATCGACGACTCCTTTTCGATATACGTGTCGGTCGTGGGGACATAGGCTTCCGGCTGGTAATAGTCGTAGTAGCTGACAAAGTACTCCACAGCGTTTTCGGGAAAGAGCCCCTTGAATTCGCTGTAG
The DNA window shown above is from Candidatus Hydrogenedentota bacterium and carries:
- the uvrB gene encoding excinuclease ABC subunit UvrB, producing AIESLAAGLREGLKHQVLLGVTGSGKTFTIANVVAEVNRPALVIAPNKILAAQLYSEFKGLFPENAVEYFVSYYDYYQPEAYVPTTDTYIEKESSINEEIDKMRHSATRALLTRRDVIIVASVSCIYGIGSPETYQALRVELSQGDTVSREDFIAGLIAMQYARNDLDFHRGTFRVRGDTVDVFPAYEADIAIRVEFFGDDVDALYEIDPLRGAVNRRVKRIAIFPGTHYATTADNLKRAIEGIKFELQERLKELEGEGKLLEAQRLGQRTRFDIEMLNEIGFCSGIENYSRHLDGRMPGEAPYTLLNYFPDDFLIVIDESHVTVPQVGGMYKGDRSRKDKLVDYGFRLPCARDNRPLKFNEFEKLTGQAIYVSATPGPYELEKSGGLIVEQVVRPTGLVDPEIEVRPASNQVDDLLDQIRNVVKRNERVLVTTLTKRMAEDLTEYLHDLNVRVKYMHADVETLERIELVRGLRAGEYDVLVGINLLREGLDIPEVALVAILDADKEGYLRSETSLIQTCGRAARNVNGRVIMYADTMTGSMKRAIGEMSRRREKQLEYNKQHGITPRSVKKALSDVLSSIHERDYVTVPIAAEEHDLYVSNANLGKTIADLRKKMKQAADKMEFEKAAEYRDRIQALERRQIEEGL